In the genome of Sphingomonas naphthae, one region contains:
- a CDS encoding glycosyltransferase family 4 protein codes for MRIALVSDAWAPQVNGVVRTLTTTVGRLRARGHVVETITPDGFRTVPCPSYPEIRLAIGCTRGVGERLQAFRADAVHIATEGPLGWAARGWCVDRAMPFSTSFHTRFPDYVAMRTPLKAEWLWRVVRRFHAPASSILVATDTLRRELAGQGLTQTNLWSRGADLTLFSPHTAPHVALAELPGPILLHVGRVAVEKNIAAFLSADVPGTKIVVGDGPARAMLEATYPQARFLGALHGGALASAYAAADVLVFPSRTDTFGLVMIEALASGVPVAAYPVPGPLDILGADGRGGQGAPIGALDDDLATAITRALPLDRAVCAAEGRRYSWDACTDQFLTGLRPIGRGFAVAA; via the coding sequence ATGAGGATCGCGCTCGTCTCGGATGCGTGGGCGCCGCAGGTCAACGGCGTCGTCCGCACCCTGACGACGACGGTGGGGCGGCTGCGCGCGCGCGGCCATGTCGTCGAGACGATCACGCCCGATGGTTTTCGCACCGTCCCGTGCCCCAGTTACCCCGAAATCCGCCTCGCCATCGGCTGCACGCGCGGCGTGGGGGAGCGGCTTCAGGCCTTCCGCGCGGACGCGGTGCATATCGCCACCGAGGGGCCGCTCGGCTGGGCGGCGCGCGGCTGGTGCGTCGATCGGGCGATGCCCTTCTCCACCTCCTTCCACACCCGCTTCCCCGATTATGTCGCGATGCGGACCCCGCTCAAGGCGGAATGGCTGTGGCGGGTGGTGCGCCGATTCCACGCGCCCGCCTCGTCGATCCTCGTCGCGACCGATACGCTGCGGCGCGAGCTGGCGGGGCAGGGCCTGACGCAGACGAACCTCTGGTCGCGCGGTGCCGACCTCACCCTCTTCTCGCCCCACACCGCCCCGCATGTGGCGCTGGCGGAACTGCCGGGCCCGATCCTGCTCCATGTCGGCCGGGTAGCGGTGGAAAAGAATATCGCCGCCTTCCTGTCGGCCGACGTGCCCGGCACCAAGATCGTCGTCGGCGACGGCCCGGCGCGGGCGATGCTGGAGGCGACCTATCCGCAGGCGCGCTTCCTCGGCGCATTGCACGGGGGGGCGCTGGCCTCGGCCTATGCGGCGGCCGACGTTCTAGTATTCCCCAGCCGCACCGACACCTTCGGGCTGGTGATGATCGAGGCGCTGGCGAGCGGCGTGCCCGTCGCCGCCTATCCGGTGCCCGGCCCGCTCGACATATTGGGCGCGGACGGCCGGGGCGGGCAGGGCGCCCCGATCGGCGCGCTCGACGACGACCTCGCCACCGCCATCACCCGCGCCCTCCCGCTCGATCGCGCCGTCTGCGCGGCGGAGGGCCGCCGCTACAGCTGGGATGCCTGCACCGACCAGTTCCTCACCGGCCTCCGCCCGATCGGCCGTGGCTTTGCCGTCGCGGCGTGA
- a CDS encoding UDP-2,3-diacylglucosamine diphosphatase: MEGQEEPEPKQGGRQRTRYRTVWISDIHLGTPGCSAELLLDFLKSIECETLYLVGDIIDAWQLKRGWYWPARHNDVVRRILKMAKRGTHVVYIPGNHDEMLRDYAGLNFGDVEIALEWVHETADGRRLLVLHGDVFDSVVMYARWLAFLGDHAYTLLLKANTVVNVIRRRFDMPYWSLAAHLKKKVKNAVAFISRFEEAVAHAAADRHVDGVVCGHIHFAEIRQFGDITYYNDGDWVESCTALVEHADGAIEVIDWAALTFARTARSVVDTAEATPRELEPA; encoded by the coding sequence ATGGAGGGGCAGGAGGAGCCTGAGCCGAAGCAGGGCGGCCGCCAGCGCACCCGCTATCGCACCGTCTGGATCTCCGACATCCACCTCGGCACGCCGGGGTGCAGCGCGGAATTGCTGCTCGATTTCCTCAAGTCGATCGAGTGCGAGACGCTCTATCTGGTCGGCGACATCATCGATGCGTGGCAGTTGAAGCGTGGCTGGTATTGGCCGGCCCGCCATAACGACGTCGTCCGCCGCATCCTCAAGATGGCCAAGCGCGGCACGCACGTCGTCTATATTCCCGGCAATCACGACGAGATGCTGCGCGACTATGCCGGCCTGAACTTCGGCGATGTCGAGATCGCGCTGGAGTGGGTCCACGAGACGGCCGACGGACGGCGCCTGCTGGTGCTGCATGGCGACGTGTTCGACAGCGTGGTGATGTACGCCAGGTGGCTCGCCTTCCTGGGCGACCATGCCTACACCTTGCTGCTGAAGGCCAATACGGTCGTCAACGTGATCCGCCGCCGCTTCGACATGCCTTATTGGTCGCTCGCCGCGCACCTCAAGAAGAAGGTGAAGAACGCGGTCGCCTTCATCTCGCGCTTCGAGGAAGCGGTCGCCCATGCCGCCGCCGATCGCCATGTCGACGGCGTCGTCTGCGGCCACATCCACTTTGCCGAGATCCGCCAGTTCGGCGACATAACCTATTACAACGATGGCGACTGGGTGGAGAGCTGCACCGCGCTGGTCGAGCATGCCGATGGCGCGATCGAGGTGATCGACTGGGCCGCGCTCACCTTCGCCAGGACCGCACGCAGCGTGGTGGATACCGCCGAAGCGACCCCGCGCGAACTCGAACCGGCATGA
- the mutT gene encoding 8-oxo-dGTP diphosphatase MutT — MTALLPVVAVALVDRDGRVLLQQRPEGKAMAGLWEFPGGKIDPGETPEAALVRELREELGIDVAEACLAPATFASATLGEKHLLLLLYVCRKWTGQPAPLEGGALRWVRVVEMHALPMPPADKPLIGLLEALL, encoded by the coding sequence ATGACCGCGCTTCTGCCGGTGGTCGCGGTGGCGCTGGTCGATCGCGACGGTCGGGTGTTGCTCCAGCAGCGGCCCGAGGGCAAGGCGATGGCCGGCCTGTGGGAATTCCCGGGCGGCAAGATCGACCCCGGCGAGACGCCCGAGGCGGCGCTGGTGCGCGAACTGCGCGAGGAACTCGGCATCGACGTCGCCGAAGCCTGCCTCGCGCCCGCCACCTTCGCCAGCGCCACGTTGGGCGAGAAGCATCTCCTGTTGCTGCTCTACGTCTGCCGCAAATGGACCGGCCAGCCCGCGCCGCTGGAGGGCGGCGCGCTGCGCTGGGTGCGGGTAGTGGAGATGCACGCCTTGCCCATGCCACCGGCCGACAAGCCGCTGATCGGCCTGCTGGAGGCCCTGCTGTAG
- a CDS encoding class I SAM-dependent methyltransferase produces the protein MATLMQTRNVAAAYDRWAPIYDLVFGPVFRRGRSDAIVAANRIGGKVLEVGVGTGISLPGYGHNCRLHGIDISPQILEKARQRVKALGLANVDALDVMDAEALPFEDDSFDVVVAQYVITAIPDPERALDEFVRVLRPGGEIIITTRVGANIGMRGSIEKALMPVTSRLGFRTDFPWERYADWDARTSQVELIERRALPPLGHFALVRFRKTKDA, from the coding sequence ATGGCAACCTTGATGCAGACGCGGAACGTGGCCGCCGCCTATGACAGATGGGCGCCGATCTACGATCTGGTCTTCGGACCCGTGTTCCGCCGTGGCCGCAGCGACGCGATCGTCGCCGCCAACCGCATCGGCGGCAAGGTGCTGGAGGTCGGCGTCGGCACCGGCATCTCGCTGCCCGGCTACGGCCACAACTGCCGCCTGCACGGCATCGATATCTCGCCCCAGATCCTCGAGAAGGCCCGCCAGCGGGTCAAGGCGCTCGGCCTCGCCAACGTCGATGCGCTCGACGTGATGGACGCCGAGGCGCTGCCGTTCGAGGACGACAGTTTCGACGTGGTGGTGGCGCAATATGTCATCACCGCCATCCCCGATCCCGAGCGCGCGCTCGACGAATTCGTCCGCGTGCTGCGCCCCGGCGGCGAGATCATCATCACCACCCGCGTCGGCGCGAATATCGGGATGCGCGGCTCGATCGAGAAGGCGCTGATGCCCGTCACCAGCCGCCTCGGCTTCCGCACCGATTTCCCGTGGGAGCGCTATGCCGACTGGGATGCCCGCACCTCGCAGGTGGAGCTGATCGAGCGCCGCGCGCTGCCGCCGCTCGGCCATTTCGCCCTCGTGCGCTTCCGCAAGACCAAGGACGCCTGA
- a CDS encoding sensor histidine kinase, whose amino-acid sequence MTGTPRSRDTVAMRTAGERWWEGPWPWLGYLVFLPLPWLWMPPGTATLLWTGLALAAFLPLYFLAHRLEGIRRAAVCVAITAIGIALAPLPVNWTTFAIYGAAEMGRVRPPRIAVAGIAAIATVTAIVGLWFGQPVFWWLPGVVLIVMTGGGTISREAFYRRTQALLATQEEVRRLAGIAERERIARDLHDVVGRTLTLVALKADLAGRMLDRDIGAARSEVDAIGAAARAGLAEVRAALAGQSGGGLTQEASASIHALRTAGVEPVLTGDPGDIPADAGAVLAMTLREAVTNVIRHAGARRCAIAIAAGPGAARLVVEDDGIGLSFREGNGLTGMRQRLVAAGGSLRLSAGLPGIRLEASVPT is encoded by the coding sequence TTGACCGGCACGCCCCGATCCCGCGACACTGTCGCCATGCGGACGGCCGGCGAGCGATGGTGGGAGGGGCCGTGGCCGTGGCTGGGCTACCTCGTCTTCCTGCCGCTGCCGTGGCTGTGGATGCCGCCCGGCACCGCGACGTTGCTCTGGACCGGGCTCGCCCTCGCCGCCTTCCTGCCGCTCTATTTCCTGGCGCATCGGCTGGAGGGGATACGGCGCGCGGCGGTCTGCGTGGCGATCACAGCGATCGGGATCGCGCTGGCGCCGCTGCCCGTCAACTGGACGACATTCGCGATCTATGGCGCGGCCGAGATGGGCCGGGTGCGGCCACCCCGGATCGCGGTGGCGGGCATCGCGGCGATCGCCACCGTCACCGCGATCGTCGGCCTGTGGTTCGGGCAGCCCGTCTTCTGGTGGTTGCCCGGCGTGGTGCTGATCGTGATGACCGGCGGCGGCACCATATCGCGCGAGGCCTTCTACCGCCGCACCCAGGCGCTGCTGGCGACGCAGGAGGAGGTCCGCCGCCTCGCCGGCATCGCCGAGCGCGAGCGGATCGCGCGCGACCTGCATGACGTCGTCGGCCGGACGCTCACCTTGGTGGCGCTGAAGGCCGATCTCGCCGGGCGGATGCTCGATCGCGACATCGGCGCGGCCCGGTCGGAGGTGGATGCGATCGGTGCGGCGGCGCGGGCGGGGCTGGCCGAGGTGCGCGCGGCACTGGCCGGGCAGAGCGGCGGCGGGCTGACGCAGGAGGCTTCGGCCTCGATCCATGCGCTGCGCACCGCCGGTGTCGAGCCGGTGCTGACCGGCGACCCCGGCGACATCCCCGCCGACGCCGGCGCCGTCCTCGCGATGACCTTGCGCGAGGCGGTGACGAACGTGATCCGCCACGCCGGCGCGCGGCGCTGCGCGATCGCCATCGCCGCCGGGCCGGGCGCGGCGCGGCTGGTGGTCGAGGATGACGGGATCGGCCTGTCCTTCCGCGAGGGCAACGGGCTGACCGGCATGCGCCAGCGGCTGGTGGCGGCGGGCGGTTCGCTCCGGCTGTCGGCCGGTCTCCCCGGTATCCGCCTCGAGGCGAGCGTGCCGACATGA
- a CDS encoding Flp family type IVb pilin: protein MKFIKMLKDSKGATAIEYGLIAALIAVAAIGAMQSLGTKLGTTFNTVGNKLG, encoded by the coding sequence ATGAAGTTCATCAAGATGCTCAAGGATTCCAAGGGCGCCACCGCGATCGAGTACGGCCTGATCGCCGCCCTCATCGCCGTCGCCGCAATCGGCGCGATGCAGAGCCTGGGCACGAAGCTCGGCACGACCTTCAACACGGTCGGCAACAAGCTGGGCTGA
- a CDS encoding acetyl-CoA carboxylase carboxyltransferase subunit alpha: MAAFLDFERPLAELQARIAELRDTAEGGSIDIAGEIARLEAKSDKMLRDCYARLTPWQKTQVARHPERPHLKHYLAGFVADFMPLAGDRAFSDDLAIMGGLGRIGGRRVVVIGHEKGDDTATRIRHNFGMAKPEGYRKAIRLMQLADRFRLPVVTLVDTSGAFPGIQAEERGQAEAIARSTEQCLALGVPMIAAIVGEGGSGGAVALAAANRVLMFEHAVYSVISPEGASSILWRTADKAPDAAEAMKVTAQDLAKLGVIDRIVPEPLGGAHRDPATAIAALGQAIGEELDSLGNLPATAVREQRREKFLRIG; encoded by the coding sequence ATGGCAGCTTTTCTGGATTTCGAGCGCCCGCTGGCCGAATTGCAGGCACGGATCGCCGAGCTTCGCGACACCGCCGAGGGTGGATCGATCGACATCGCCGGCGAGATCGCCCGACTCGAGGCCAAGTCGGACAAGATGCTGCGTGACTGCTACGCCAGGCTCACGCCATGGCAGAAGACGCAGGTCGCGCGGCACCCCGAGCGGCCGCATCTGAAACATTATCTGGCGGGCTTCGTCGCGGATTTCATGCCGCTGGCGGGCGACCGCGCCTTTTCGGACGATCTGGCGATCATGGGCGGGCTCGGCCGGATCGGCGGGCGCCGCGTGGTCGTGATCGGCCATGAGAAGGGCGACGACACCGCCACCCGCATCCGCCACAATTTCGGCATGGCCAAGCCCGAGGGCTATCGCAAGGCGATCCGCCTGATGCAGCTGGCCGATCGCTTCCGCCTGCCGGTGGTTACCCTGGTGGACACGTCCGGCGCCTTCCCCGGCATCCAGGCCGAGGAGCGCGGCCAGGCCGAGGCGATCGCTCGTTCGACCGAGCAATGCCTCGCGCTCGGCGTGCCGATGATCGCGGCGATCGTGGGCGAGGGCGGCTCCGGCGGCGCGGTGGCGCTGGCGGCGGCGAACCGCGTGCTGATGTTCGAACATGCCGTCTATTCGGTGATCTCGCCCGAGGGCGCTTCCTCGATCCTATGGCGCACCGCCGACAAGGCGCCCGACGCCGCCGAGGCGATGAAGGTGACCGCGCAGGATCTGGCGAAGCTCGGCGTGATCGACCGTATCGTCCCCGAACCGCTCGGCGGCGCCCACCGCGACCCCGCCACCGCCATCGCCGCGCTGGGCCAGGCGATCGGCGAGGAACTGGATTCGCTCGGCAACCTGCCCGCCACCGCCGTCCGCGAACAGCGCCGCGAAAAATTCCTGCGCATCGGGTGA
- a CDS encoding response regulator transcription factor: MTPIRIVIAEDQALVLGAIAALLALEADFAIVGRAADGDAALDLVRALSPDILLTDIEMPGRTGLDLAQAVAAEAPRTGVVIVTTFARPGYLARARGAGVRGYLLKDAPVDDLAAAIRTVAAGGRAIPADLAAAAWEIGTDPLTDRERDTLRLAEEGLSNKDIARRLGLSPGTVRNYLSEAASKLGAGNRIEAGRMARANGWL; encoded by the coding sequence ATGACCCCGATCCGCATCGTCATCGCCGAGGATCAGGCGCTGGTGCTGGGCGCGATCGCCGCGCTGCTGGCGCTGGAGGCCGATTTCGCGATCGTCGGCCGCGCCGCCGATGGCGATGCGGCGCTCGATCTCGTCCGCGCGCTCTCGCCCGATATCCTGTTGACCGATATCGAGATGCCCGGCCGCACGGGCCTCGATCTGGCCCAAGCGGTCGCGGCCGAGGCGCCGCGCACCGGCGTGGTGATCGTCACCACCTTCGCCCGCCCCGGCTATCTCGCCCGCGCCCGCGGCGCCGGGGTGCGCGGCTATCTGCTGAAGGACGCGCCGGTCGACGATCTGGCCGCCGCGATCCGCACCGTCGCCGCCGGGGGCCGGGCGATCCCGGCCGATCTCGCCGCCGCCGCCTGGGAAATCGGCACCGATCCGCTGACCGATCGCGAGCGAGATACGCTACGCCTGGCCGAAGAAGGGCTGTCGAACAAGGACATCGCCCGCCGCCTGGGCCTCTCGCCGGGCACGGTGCGCAACTATCTGTCCGAAGCGGCGTCGAAGCTGGGCGCGGGCAACCGGATCGAGGCGGGGCGAATGGCCCGCGCGAACGGGTGGTTGTGA
- a CDS encoding Flp family type IVb pilin — MDRKDERIARDEKGATAIEYGLIVALIVLALVGGASSLGTSSGGMWGNMTDKVVNAG; from the coding sequence ATGGACAGGAAGGACGAACGGATCGCGCGGGACGAAAAGGGCGCGACGGCGATCGAATATGGGCTGATCGTGGCGCTGATCGTGCTGGCGCTGGTCGGCGGGGCCTCGTCGCTGGGCACGTCCTCCGGCGGCATGTGGGGCAACATGACCGACAAGGTGGTGAACGCGGGGTAA